From one Mycobacterium lentiflavum genomic stretch:
- the pstS gene encoding phosphate ABC transporter substrate-binding protein PstS — translation MRTPFRLTAVALSVLTVTALTSSACAKDKVAPSYATAVKVQCGGKQTLKASGSSAQANAMTRFIKAYEKACPGQTLAYTSNGSGAGVREFLSGQTDLGGSDSPLAGDEYATAKQRCGSDAWNLPVVFGPLAITYNLNVVDRLVLDAPTVAKIFNGQITRWDDPAIKALNGEEMPPEPIHVVYRSDASGTTDNFQRYLDAAAGAAWGKGTGKVFNGGVGQGAPGNEGTSAMVKDTEGAVSYNEYSFAQAQRLFGARIVTSAGPDPVAINNDTVAKAIAGTTITGQGNDLVLNMSAVYKPTQPGIYPIMLATYELVCSKYADPQTAPAVRAFLQSTLGPGQADLDDYGYFPLPNQFQSKVLSAVNAIS, via the coding sequence ATGCGGACTCCATTCAGGCTGACTGCGGTGGCCCTGAGCGTGCTGACGGTCACGGCGCTGACGTCTTCGGCATGCGCCAAGGATAAGGTCGCTCCCAGCTACGCCACCGCGGTGAAAGTGCAATGCGGCGGCAAGCAGACGTTGAAGGCCAGTGGCTCGAGCGCCCAGGCCAATGCCATGACCCGATTCATCAAAGCCTACGAAAAGGCTTGCCCCGGGCAGACACTGGCCTACACCTCCAACGGCTCAGGTGCCGGGGTGCGTGAATTCTTGTCCGGCCAAACCGATCTGGGTGGTTCTGACTCCCCGCTGGCCGGAGACGAGTACGCCACGGCCAAGCAGCGGTGCGGCTCGGATGCCTGGAATCTGCCGGTGGTGTTCGGCCCCTTGGCGATCACATACAACCTCAACGTGGTGGACAGGCTCGTGCTGGACGCCCCGACCGTGGCCAAAATCTTCAACGGCCAGATCACCCGCTGGGACGACCCGGCGATCAAGGCGCTCAACGGCGAGGAGATGCCGCCCGAACCCATCCACGTGGTGTACCGCAGCGACGCCTCGGGCACCACCGACAATTTCCAGCGCTACCTCGACGCCGCCGCGGGCGCTGCCTGGGGCAAGGGCACCGGCAAGGTCTTCAACGGCGGGGTGGGCCAGGGCGCCCCGGGCAACGAGGGCACCTCAGCCATGGTCAAAGACACCGAGGGCGCGGTCAGCTATAACGAGTATTCGTTCGCCCAAGCCCAGCGGCTGTTCGGCGCCAGGATCGTGACCTCGGCCGGTCCGGACCCAGTCGCCATCAACAACGACACCGTCGCTAAGGCGATCGCCGGCACCACCATCACAGGCCAAGGCAACGACCTGGTACTGAACATGTCGGCGGTCTACAAGCCCACCCAGCCCGGCATCTACCCGATCATGCTGGCCACCTACGAACTGGTCTGCTCGAAATACGCTGACCCACAAACGGCCCCGGCAGTACGAGCGTTCCTGCAGTCCACCCTCGGGCCCGGCCAGGCCGACCTCGACGACTACGGATACTTCCCGTTGCCCAACCAGTTCCAGTCCAAAGTGCTCAGCGCCGTCAACGCCATCAGCTAA
- a CDS encoding ArsR family transcriptional regulator: protein MNIELSADAARRVQVHAALADPGRLVIVDRLMLADASPSELQAALSMSSSLIAHHLGVLEGAGIVRRVRSEGDRRRSYLQLIPASLNLLVPSKAADAARVVFVCTQNSARSQLAVAVWNRRSALPATSAGTHPAAAVHPKALAAAARRKLPMKPDAPRHLDDVVKPTDVVIAVCDNAHEELPPDGKRLHWSIPDPVRSGRAGDFDRVLDELTIRIDHLAPTLHDPH from the coding sequence ATGAATATTGAGTTATCTGCGGATGCGGCGCGGCGGGTGCAGGTCCATGCGGCCCTGGCTGATCCTGGTCGGCTGGTGATCGTCGACCGGTTGATGCTCGCCGATGCCTCGCCGTCGGAGCTGCAAGCCGCGCTGTCGATGTCGTCAAGTTTGATCGCCCACCACCTGGGGGTCCTCGAAGGAGCGGGCATCGTGCGCCGCGTCCGTTCCGAAGGAGATCGCCGGCGTAGCTATCTGCAGTTGATCCCCGCCTCGCTAAATCTGCTGGTGCCCTCGAAGGCAGCAGATGCAGCCCGGGTGGTGTTTGTGTGCACCCAGAATTCGGCGCGCAGCCAGTTGGCGGTCGCGGTGTGGAATCGACGCAGCGCGCTACCGGCGACCTCGGCCGGGACGCATCCCGCCGCTGCAGTACACCCGAAAGCCCTGGCCGCAGCAGCGCGCCGCAAGCTGCCCATGAAGCCAGACGCCCCGCGCCACCTCGACGATGTGGTCAAGCCGACTGACGTGGTCATCGCCGTCTGCGACAACGCCCACGAAGAACTACCCCCCGACGGCAAGCGCCTGCACTGGTCGATCCCTGACCCCGTGCGCAGCGGCCGCGCCGGCGACTTCGACCGCGTCCTCGATGAGTTGACCATACGCATCGATCACCTGGCCCCCACCCTGCACGACCCCCACTAG
- a CDS encoding Rv2640c family ArsR-like transcriptional regulator, producing the protein MPRTLPVVDISAPACCPPLAAGPMSDDDALRVALRLKALADPARVKIMSLLFNSSAGEENTGELAAVLGLSESTVSHHLGQLRKAGLIESDRRGMSVYHRPHRDALLALCAVLDPNCCS; encoded by the coding sequence GTGCCGAGAACACTGCCCGTGGTCGATATCAGCGCGCCGGCATGCTGCCCACCGCTGGCCGCGGGGCCCATGAGCGATGACGACGCCCTGCGGGTTGCTCTACGCCTCAAGGCGCTGGCCGACCCCGCGCGAGTCAAGATCATGTCGTTGTTGTTCAACTCATCTGCCGGCGAGGAGAACACCGGCGAGCTCGCTGCGGTGTTGGGGCTTTCGGAGTCGACCGTCAGTCACCACCTGGGTCAACTTCGCAAGGCGGGACTGATTGAATCGGATCGCCGAGGCATGAGTGTCTATCACCGCCCCCATCGGGATGCCCTGCTCGCCTTGTGTGCGGTGCTCGATCCCAACTGCTGCAGCTGA
- a CDS encoding ArsI/CadI family heavy metal resistance metalloenzyme, producing the protein MSRVQLALNVDNLEEAITFYSTLFNTEPAKRKPGYANFAVAEPPLKLVLLENPGKGGTLNHLGVEVQSSETVHQEIARLQGEGMFTDEEIGTTCCFATQDKVWVTGPGGEKWEVYTVLTDSDTFGTSPQHAEGGTAEGGVCCAGAASDAADSATTRATSCC; encoded by the coding sequence ATGTCCCGTGTCCAACTTGCCCTCAACGTCGACAACCTCGAGGAGGCCATCACGTTCTACTCCACGCTGTTCAACACCGAGCCGGCCAAACGCAAGCCCGGCTACGCCAATTTCGCCGTCGCCGAACCCCCGCTCAAGCTGGTGCTGTTGGAGAATCCCGGCAAGGGCGGCACGCTCAACCACCTGGGGGTGGAAGTTCAGTCAAGCGAGACGGTGCATCAGGAGATTGCCCGCTTGCAGGGCGAGGGCATGTTCACCGACGAGGAGATCGGAACGACGTGCTGCTTTGCCACCCAAGACAAGGTCTGGGTGACCGGACCGGGCGGGGAGAAGTGGGAGGTCTACACGGTGTTGACCGATTCCGACACCTTCGGGACCAGTCCCCAGCATGCGGAAGGCGGCACCGCCGAAGGTGGCGTCTGCTGCGCCGGTGCGGCCTCCGACGCGGCGGACTCGGCCACCACCCGCGCGACATCGTGCTGCTGA
- a CDS encoding MFS transporter, with protein sequence MGPSERGLRWALVTLCLTQITSWGVLYYAFSVLSVRIADQTGWSRPAVTAAFSGALVTSALVGIMVGRWLDRHGPHGVMTVGAVIGPLAVGGVALAPTFAWFVAAWVAAGLAMGAVLYPPAFAALTRWFGARHMGALTILTLAAGLSSTVFAPLTATLAARFDWRTTYLVLAGLLAIVTIPAHFFGLRQPWPPPSGVHITDPPSRIAQSRSFFALAVALTLGACASYAVIVNLVPLMGERGIDARGAAAALSMGGIGQVLGRLGYRTLVARVGVRARIAVILAGVASTTALLGVFRSVAALIIVAVLAGFARGIMTLLQATAITERWGPAHYGHLNGLLSAPITVATAISPWIGSALASELGGYAPMFLALGAFGAAAVVISVTSVPARPPANDPLHLSTIAHTK encoded by the coding sequence ATGGGACCGAGTGAACGCGGACTGCGTTGGGCGCTCGTCACACTGTGCCTGACGCAGATAACGAGCTGGGGCGTCTTGTACTACGCCTTTTCGGTGTTGTCGGTGCGGATCGCTGACCAAACTGGATGGTCACGGCCAGCCGTTACCGCCGCTTTTTCCGGCGCGTTAGTCACCTCGGCGCTGGTGGGCATCATGGTGGGCCGGTGGTTGGATCGACACGGCCCGCATGGCGTCATGACGGTCGGCGCGGTGATCGGCCCATTGGCCGTTGGGGGTGTTGCGCTGGCCCCGACGTTTGCGTGGTTTGTGGCCGCGTGGGTTGCAGCGGGATTGGCTATGGGCGCAGTCCTGTATCCGCCCGCATTCGCGGCGCTGACGCGCTGGTTCGGCGCACGCCACATGGGCGCCTTGACCATTCTCACGCTTGCCGCTGGACTGTCGAGCACCGTGTTTGCGCCGCTCACTGCCACCCTGGCCGCGCGGTTCGATTGGCGCACAACCTATCTCGTGCTTGCAGGACTGTTGGCAATCGTCACCATCCCGGCGCACTTCTTTGGCCTGCGCCAGCCATGGCCTCCCCCGTCCGGTGTACACATCACCGACCCGCCTAGCCGAATTGCGCAGAGCCGCTCGTTTTTTGCCCTGGCGGTCGCGCTCACGTTGGGTGCCTGCGCCTCCTATGCGGTCATCGTCAATCTGGTGCCGTTGATGGGTGAGCGTGGCATCGACGCGCGAGGGGCAGCTGCTGCGCTCAGCATGGGTGGCATCGGCCAAGTCCTCGGCCGACTGGGCTACCGGACGCTGGTCGCCCGCGTCGGGGTACGAGCACGCATCGCGGTGATTCTCGCCGGCGTGGCGTCGACAACCGCGCTGCTCGGAGTTTTCCGTTCGGTGGCAGCGCTGATCATCGTGGCGGTTCTCGCTGGCTTCGCCCGCGGCATCATGACACTCCTGCAAGCGACCGCCATCACCGAACGTTGGGGTCCGGCCCATTACGGACACCTCAACGGGCTGCTGTCCGCACCCATCACCGTGGCCACCGCGATCAGCCCGTGGATCGGTTCCGCCCTAGCCAGCGAGCTCGGCGGATACGCCCCGATGTTCCTGGCACTCGGCGCCTTCGGTGCTGCGGCAGTCGTCATCAGCGTGACCAGCGTTCCCGCCCGGCCTCCAGCCAACGACCCGCTGCACCTGTCGACGATTGCACACACCAAGTGA
- a CDS encoding ArsR/SmtB family transcription factor — protein sequence MSKSSQALTDVSPCAYAPVVVEPLSAEAATDIAAKLKALADPVRLRLFSMVASRAGGEACVCDISEGFDVTQPTISHHLKVLKDAGLLTSQRRASWVYYSVVPEALATLSTVLRAVDASTAEASA from the coding sequence GTGTCTAAATCGAGTCAGGCGCTCACGGACGTGTCCCCGTGCGCATACGCACCTGTTGTTGTTGAACCCCTCTCGGCGGAGGCGGCCACCGACATCGCCGCCAAGCTCAAGGCGTTGGCAGATCCGGTCCGACTGCGACTATTCAGCATGGTGGCCAGCCGCGCGGGCGGCGAGGCATGCGTTTGCGACATTTCCGAAGGCTTCGATGTCACCCAACCGACCATCTCGCATCACCTCAAGGTCCTCAAGGACGCGGGCTTATTGACCTCCCAGCGCCGCGCCTCCTGGGTGTACTACTCGGTAGTGCCAGAGGCGTTAGCGACCTTGTCGACAGTACTCAGAGCAGTCGACGCTTCCACCGCGGAGGCATCGGCATGA
- a CDS encoding cation transporter — MASELGFPGLRPTLTAERRRLLSRRIQFFVAATITYNVLEAVIALTEGARVSSSALIGFGLDSVIEVSSAAAVAWQFAGKDPESRERVALRIIAFSFFGLALYVTIDAARSLLGIGEAQHSAVGITLAAVSLAVMPTLSWAQRRAGRELGSLSAVADSKQTLLCTYLSAVLLVGLLLNGIFGWSWADPIAALVIAVIATKEGINAWKGETCCPAPVNAKVAASQHACECCGD; from the coding sequence ATGGCCTCCGAACTCGGCTTCCCCGGACTTCGGCCGACGCTGACCGCGGAACGTCGCCGACTCCTGTCGCGCAGGATTCAGTTCTTCGTCGCCGCCACCATCACCTACAACGTCCTCGAAGCCGTCATCGCGCTCACCGAAGGTGCACGGGTGTCGTCTAGCGCGTTGATCGGCTTCGGCTTGGACTCTGTCATCGAGGTGTCGTCCGCGGCGGCGGTCGCCTGGCAGTTCGCCGGGAAGGACCCCGAATCCCGCGAAAGGGTCGCACTGCGGATCATTGCGTTCTCCTTCTTCGGTCTGGCCCTTTACGTCACCATCGACGCCGCCAGGTCACTGCTGGGGATCGGCGAAGCGCAGCACTCCGCGGTCGGGATCACCCTGGCCGCGGTCAGCCTGGCTGTCATGCCCACCCTGTCGTGGGCGCAGCGCCGCGCCGGACGAGAACTCGGGTCGCTCTCCGCTGTCGCCGACTCGAAGCAAACCCTGCTGTGCACCTACCTATCCGCAGTCCTACTGGTCGGGCTTCTTCTCAACGGCATCTTCGGCTGGTCCTGGGCCGACCCCATCGCCGCACTGGTCATCGCCGTCATCGCCACCAAAGAAGGCATCAACGCCTGGAAAGGCGAAACCTGCTGCCCAGCACCCGTCAATGCGAAGGTCGCTGCCTCCCAACATGCTTGCGAGTGTTGCGGAGACTGA
- a CDS encoding ArsR/SmtB family transcription factor — translation METLVHTDALTRFGYALSDATRTQILLNLRTAPRYPSELADDIGVSRQIVSNHLACLRGCGLVVAVPEGRRARYELADPRIGHALDDLLGLVLAVDPNCCAKHGCTP, via the coding sequence ATGGAGACTCTGGTCCACACCGATGCTCTTACCCGCTTCGGCTACGCCCTGTCCGACGCGACCCGGACACAGATCCTGCTCAACCTGCGGACGGCACCCCGGTATCCATCGGAGTTGGCCGACGACATCGGTGTCTCCCGCCAAATCGTGTCCAATCACCTCGCCTGCCTGCGGGGCTGCGGCCTCGTCGTCGCCGTGCCCGAGGGGCGCCGGGCACGTTATGAATTGGCCGATCCGCGCATCGGCCATGCCCTCGATGACCTTCTCGGGTTGGTACTGGCCGTCGATCCCAATTGCTGCGCCAAGCACGGGTGCACGCCCTGA
- a CDS encoding sulfite exporter TauE/SafE family protein gives MSVATVVLLSFIAGVVVSVVTAPVGVSGAVFLLPVQLSVLEVPNPAVTPTNLLFNVVSIPGALARYRQRAPLRSPLTRVLLAGTLPGVVAGAVIRVLIIPGPQMFRLFVATLLLPLGLWLCLRTYRRASRPTPAPPSNRFIVAIALAAGVVGGIYGIGGGSLLSPILVGRGVPVNTVAPAALTSTFVTSVAGAITYLLLAIFTAGHDIAPDWTIGIVCGLGGLCGGYLGAHLQPFLRESALRLVLGVLAIATALIYVTQALS, from the coding sequence GTGAGCGTCGCGACTGTGGTGTTGCTCAGCTTCATCGCCGGTGTGGTCGTGTCGGTGGTAACGGCACCGGTCGGAGTGTCGGGCGCGGTGTTTCTACTGCCCGTACAGCTTTCTGTGCTGGAAGTACCCAATCCCGCGGTAACGCCCACCAACCTGCTGTTCAACGTCGTCTCCATTCCGGGCGCGTTGGCTCGCTACCGTCAGCGTGCACCGCTTCGCAGCCCGTTGACGAGAGTGCTGCTCGCCGGAACCTTGCCGGGCGTGGTCGCCGGGGCGGTCATACGGGTGCTCATCATTCCGGGGCCGCAGATGTTCCGGTTGTTCGTGGCAACCCTGTTGCTGCCATTGGGGCTCTGGCTTTGCCTGCGTACATACCGCAGGGCATCTCGGCCCACTCCGGCTCCGCCGTCCAACCGCTTCATCGTCGCGATCGCGCTCGCCGCGGGGGTCGTCGGCGGCATCTACGGCATCGGTGGGGGGTCGCTACTGAGCCCGATCCTGGTCGGTCGCGGTGTCCCGGTGAACACGGTGGCCCCGGCTGCGCTCACCTCTACATTCGTCACGTCAGTCGCCGGAGCGATCACCTACCTGTTGCTGGCAATCTTTACCGCGGGCCACGACATCGCGCCGGACTGGACAATCGGGATTGTGTGTGGCCTCGGCGGCTTGTGCGGCGGCTACTTAGGCGCGCACCTACAACCGTTCCTACGTGAAAGTGCGCTCCGGCTCGTCTTGGGCGTGCTCGCCATCGCCACCGCCCTCATATACGTCACGCAGGCATTAAGCTAG